The Bacteroidales bacterium DNA segment CCAAGGCAAAACATTATCACGTACCACAACTATTTTCGTATAAGAATCATTGATTCTATTTAGGGAGTTTATTTCTTGTTGTCGTTTTTCTTCATCAGCAACAGTCAATGCTGATTGGATATAATAA contains these protein-coding regions:
- a CDS encoding ATP-binding protein, whose translation is YYIQSALTVADEEKRQQEINSLNRINDSYTKIVVVRDNVLPWIDEKGVQYINIEDFLLEKINEL